One Primulina tabacum isolate GXHZ01 chromosome 10, ASM2559414v2, whole genome shotgun sequence DNA segment encodes these proteins:
- the LOC142504944 gene encoding uncharacterized protein LOC142504944, whose translation MATAKKATSHHASHPEQQHEQPRREERREEEGELSAGSKSPTVAEELEELRKKVKVLEGHVGSKGSTPVTKGCPFSDIIVREPLPGHFNSAKIKDYDGSSDPEEHLARFENMAMLHCYGDQIKCKVFLTTLIDSAQRWFEGLAPQSILSFEDFQKVFLHQFSSSKKYKRTAFSLFEVKERPEETLRAYIKRFNRVALDVPACAPETKTTAFTQGLQEGDFFRSLTKKLPGDFEDLLSRAEKYINMEEAQHQKREALKRARGDRAVKPEERSNKRNGSGHLSHVPLRNARGMEVQECSSDVAPLPNLTVRPVRSEKVRYCTLHKECFHNTNECRSLRKGFKKHTEPESRPTREEPRSPPWVSRRPGPNVPRRSAIPSGSRRTEGNSREEKSRQVERKDLPPIRGVIKMISGGSTDGDSNRARKARGRRVCLEVDGRDRSEPVISFGPEDLRGVSLPHNDALVIQARVANYDLLRVFVDNGSSVNVIFKEALVQMDLHEYPLEVVATALFGFAGHAVYPEGEITLPLTLGSGDLRKTVMTVFTIVDAPSSYNVILGRPAMNEMRAVASTYHQKIKFPIRGQVGEVKGDQPSSRKCYGETIRVDQKRARREDRGKKVAQGAKEVEGNEVNFVAEDEQEVVEIKPGKSIRVARDLEDSTRVKLLACLRTNISIFAWSQQELVGISPKVAEHKLNIIPGSRPIKQKKRHFGPEKDKIIEGQVKEMLGAGHIREVQFPTWLSNVVLVPKATGKWRMCVDFRDLNKACPKDCYPLPRIDQLVDSTSGFELLSFMDAYQGYHQIPMAREDQDKVSFITSGRHLLLCGHAIWIKKCRGHIPTPHESSLPKADRQEY comes from the coding sequence ATGGCCACGGCAAAGAAGGCCACTTCTCACCATGCCAGTCATCCCGAGCAACAACATGAACAGCCGCGAAGGGAAGAGAGAAGGGAAGAGGAGGGGGAATTGAGCGCGGGTTCTAAGTCTCCCACTGTTGCGGAAGAATTGGAAGAATTGAGGAAAAAAGTGAAAGTGTTAGAAGGGCATGTTGGTTCTAAAGGCAGCACTCCAGTTACGAAAGGTTGCCCATTTTCTGACATCATTGTTCGGGAACCATTACCCGGGCATTTCAACTCGGCTAAAATCAAGGACTACGATGGGAGTTCTGACCCCGAAGAGCACCTCGCTCGTTTTGAAAACATGGCTATGTTGCATTGTTATGGGGACCAAATTAAATGCAAAGTGTTTCTAACCACTCTGATTGACTCGGCTCAAAGGTGGTTCGAGGGTTTAGCTCCTCAGAGTATTCTTTCTTTCGAAGATTTTCAGAAGGTGTTCTTACATCAGTTTAGCAGTAGCAAGAAATATAAAAGAACCGCATTTAGCCTATTCGAGGTAAAGGAGCGCCCGGAGGAAACTCTAAGAGCTTATATCAAAAGATTCAACCGAGTAGCCTTAGACGTGCCTGCTTGCGCCCCCGAGACGAAAACTACTGCTTTCACGCAAGGATTGCAAGAAGGGGATTTCTTCCGCTCCCTCACCAAAAAACTACCCGGAGATTTCGAAGATCTTTTGTCCCGAGCAGAAAAGTACATCAATATGGAAGAAGCCCAGCACCAGAAGAGAGAAGCATTGAAGAGAGCAAGGGGAGACCGGGCTGTCAAGCCTGAGGAAAGAAGTAACAAGAGGAATGGTTCCGGGCATCTTTCTCATGTTCCCTTGAGAAATGCCCGGGGTATGGAAGTTCAAGAATGCAGCTCGGATGTGGCTCCACTCCCTAATCTCACAGTCCGGCCGGTCCGATCAGAGAAGGTCAGATATTGCACCCTACATAAAGAATGCTTCCACAACACGAATGAATGCCGATCCCTAAGGAAGGGATTTAAGAAGCATACTGAGCCGGAATCTCGCCCTACTCGGGAGGAGCCCAGGTCGCCGCCCTGGGTATCGCGACGACCTGGACCGAATGTTCCTAGGAGATCGGCTATCCCCAGTGGAAGCAGGAGAACAGAAGGGAACTCTCGGGAAGAAAAAAGCAGACAAGTGGAACGAAAAGACCTTCCCCCTATCCGGGGAGTGATCAAAATGATTTCGGGAGGATCTACTGATGGTGATTCCAACCGAGCCAGGAAAGCAAGGGGTAGAAGAGTGTGCTTAGAAGTTGATGGGAGGGATCGAAGTGAGCCGGTTATTAGTTTTGGCCCAGAAGACCTCAGAGGAGTCAGCCTACCTCATAATGATGCTCTGGTTATTCAGGCCCGGGTCGCTAATTATGACTTGTTGAGAGTTTTTGTGGATAATGGGAGTTCTGTTAATGTTATTTTCAAGGAAGCCCTGGTCCAGATGGATTTACATGAGTATCCGCTGGAAGTAGTTGCGACTGCTCTGTTCGGCTTTGCCGGTCATGCTGTATACCCTGAAGGGGAAATCACTTTACCCCTAACACTTGGAAGTGGAGATTTGAGAAAGACAGTTATGACAGTTTTCACCATAGTAGATGCCCCATCTTCGTATAACGTAATCCTTGGAAGGCCAGCTATGAACGAGATGAGAGCTGTAGCCTCCACTTATCACCAGAAGATCAAGTTCCCGATACGAGGGCAGGTGGGAGAGGTTAAAGGAGACCAACCCTCATCCCGGAAATGCTATGGTGAAACAATCCGAGTAGATCAGAAAAGGGCAAGAAGGGAGGACAGGGGAAAGAAAGTGGCTCAGGGAGCAAAGGAGGTAGAAGGGAATGAAGTAAATTTTGTGGCAGAGGACGAGCAAGAGGTGGTCGAAATAAAACCAGGAAAAAGTATCCGAGTGGCCCGAGACCTGGAAGACTCCACCCGGGTAAAACTCCTAGCCTGTTTAAGAACTAATATCTCTATTTTTGCATGGTCCCAACAGGAACTTGTGGGAATATCACCCAAAGTAGCCGAGCACAAACTAAACATCATCCCCGGATCTCGACCTATAAAACAGAAGAAGAGGCACTTCGGGCCCGAAAAAGACAAAATCATAGAAGGGCAGGTGAAGGAAATGTTGGGAGCCGGCCACATCAGGGAAGTCCAATTTCCCACATGGCTCTCTAATGTGGTCCTTGTTCCTAAAGCCACAGGgaagtggaggatgtgtgtAGATTTCCGGGATCTGAACAAAGCTTGCCCGAAGGATTGTTATCCACTTCCTCGAATCGATCAGTTGGTGGATTCAACTTCCGGCTTTGAGTTACTAAGTTTCATGGATGCATATCAGGGTTATCACCAAATCCCCATGGCCCGAGAAGATCAAGATAAGGTCAGCTTCATCACCTCTGGGCGGCACCTTTTGCTAtgtggtcatgccatttggattaaaaaatgCCGGGGCCACATACCAACGCCTCATGAGTCAAGTCTTCCAAAAGCAGATAGGCAGGAATATTGA